The nucleotide window CATCAATAACCTGTGCATTTCACCTACGCCATAGTAAATGGTTTGCTTTATAAACACCTTGCCTCATAATAGTAAGGTTCATTAGGTAGAGATAGTATGAAAACAAGCGACAAAATCTTACAGACCATTAAGCGTCAAGGCGCGGTAACCGCGAAACAACTGTCAGAAGAATTTGGCATGACGACAATGGGTGCCAGACAGCACCTACAAAGTTTGGAAGATGACGGTATTCTTGCGTTTCATGATGTTAAAGTAAAAGTGGGTCGCCCGACTCGCCACTGGTCCCTGACTCAACAAGGCCATGGTCAATTTTCAGATCGACATGGTGAGCTCACCATTCAAGTGATCGATGCTGTCGAGAATCTGTTTGGTAAAGAGGGGTTAGCTAAGGTTGCGGCCGAGCGTGAACAACACACCCTTAAGCAATATCAAACCGCGCTGTCTGATTGTGACTCGCTGATCAGCAAGCTTAAAAAACTCACCCAGCTGCGTGAAGACGAAGGCTACATGGCTGAACTTCAAGA belongs to Vibrio splendidus and includes:
- a CDS encoding helix-turn-helix transcriptional regulator, whose translation is MKTSDKILQTIKRQGAVTAKQLSEEFGMTTMGARQHLQSLEDDGILAFHDVKVKVGRPTRHWSLTQQGHGQFSDRHGELTIQVIDAVENLFGKEGLAKVAAEREQHTLKQYQTALSDCDSLISKLKKLTQLREDEGYMAELQEHDDHYILIENHCPICKAATRCPSLCQSELNVFKELLKDECHVIRTEHIITGERRCTYTLTPSY